One stretch of Bosea vaviloviae DNA includes these proteins:
- a CDS encoding serine hydrolase domain-containing protein, with translation MTPWLPAALAYVSSWLEFQLRHHDQPGCSVAIASGREIVLEAAFGKADIATGEALTPRHGFRIASHSKSFTSAGILRLVEAGRLRLDDKAGSFVPRLHPEVAAVTLAQLLSNSAGLTRDGPDNGQFFDRKPYCDKGELLADLALPPILPASQRLKYSNHGFGLLGLVIEAVTGEPYADWIAREVVAAVGLAETMPDIGLWTGPMARGHSPKWPLGHRVVVPGDNPCQAMMSAAGFVATAADVARYFAQLSPKAERSILSPLNRREMSRRLWADEESSLGRHYGLGTISGGEGDWAWFGHSGGFQGFITRTAVLPEQDLTISVLTNAIDGLAHPWLDGIVQILKRFQELGAPSAATKDWAGRWWTIWNPGDLVPFADKVLVANPTLFSPLLDAGEIAIEAPDRGRFVKASSFNSPGETARLVRDDAGRIESVWLGGAHVVSEAALKAEMLARYQSGKA, from the coding sequence ATGACGCCGTGGCTGCCTGCCGCCCTCGCCTATGTCTCCAGCTGGCTCGAGTTTCAGCTCCGCCATCACGACCAGCCGGGATGCTCCGTCGCGATCGCGAGCGGGCGGGAGATCGTTCTGGAAGCCGCCTTCGGCAAGGCCGACATCGCGACCGGCGAGGCGCTGACGCCGCGCCACGGCTTCCGCATCGCCTCGCATTCGAAGAGCTTCACCTCGGCCGGCATCCTGCGCCTGGTCGAAGCCGGGCGGCTGCGCCTCGACGACAAGGCCGGCAGCTTCGTGCCCCGCCTCCATCCCGAGGTCGCGGCCGTGACGCTGGCGCAGCTCCTCTCCAACAGCGCCGGCCTGACGCGCGACGGCCCCGACAACGGCCAGTTCTTCGACCGTAAGCCCTATTGCGACAAGGGCGAACTTCTCGCCGACCTGGCATTGCCGCCCATCCTGCCCGCCTCGCAGCGGCTCAAATACTCCAATCACGGCTTCGGCCTGCTTGGCCTGGTGATCGAGGCGGTGACGGGCGAGCCCTATGCCGACTGGATCGCCAGGGAGGTCGTAGCGGCAGTCGGGCTTGCTGAAACCATGCCCGATATCGGCCTCTGGACTGGCCCGATGGCTCGGGGCCACAGCCCGAAATGGCCGCTCGGACATCGCGTCGTCGTCCCCGGCGACAACCCTTGCCAGGCGATGATGTCGGCAGCCGGCTTCGTCGCCACGGCCGCCGATGTCGCGCGCTATTTCGCGCAGCTCTCGCCCAAGGCCGAGCGCAGCATCCTCTCGCCCCTCAATCGCCGCGAGATGAGCCGCCGGCTCTGGGCCGATGAGGAAAGCAGCCTCGGCCGCCATTACGGACTCGGCACCATCTCCGGTGGCGAAGGCGACTGGGCCTGGTTCGGCCATTCCGGCGGCTTCCAGGGCTTCATCACCCGCACAGCCGTCCTGCCGGAGCAGGATCTGACGATCTCGGTGCTGACCAACGCCATCGACGGCCTCGCCCATCCCTGGCTCGACGGCATCGTCCAGATCCTCAAGCGCTTCCAGGAGCTGGGCGCGCCCTCGGCCGCAACCAAGGATTGGGCCGGCCGCTGGTGGACGATCTGGAACCCCGGCGACCTCGTGCCCTTCGCCGACAAGGTGCTGGTTGCCAACCCGACCCTGTTCAGCCCTCTCCTTGATGCCGGAGAGATCGCGATCGAAGCGCCCGATCGCGGCCGCTTCGTCAAGGCCTCCTCCTTCAACAGCCCCGGCGAAACGGCACGGCTGGTGCGCGACGATGCCGGCCGCATCGAGTCGGTCTGGCTCGGCGGCGCGCATGTCGTCTCGGAGGCAGCGCTGAAGGCGGAGATGCTTGCGCGCTATCAGAGCGGCAAAGCCTAG
- the thiS gene encoding sulfur carrier protein ThiS: MKLIVNGRDHDSAAEDLLALWQERTAELDLPGPQGFAIALNGMVVKQSQWQVSPLASGDRVEIIRAFQGG, from the coding sequence ATGAAGCTCATCGTCAATGGACGCGATCACGACAGCGCGGCCGAGGATCTGCTGGCGCTATGGCAGGAGCGCACGGCCGAGCTTGATCTGCCGGGCCCCCAGGGCTTCGCCATCGCGCTGAACGGGATGGTGGTGAAGCAGTCGCAATGGCAGGTCTCGCCTCTGGCGTCCGGCGACCGCGTCGAAATCATTCGCGCTTTTCAAGGAGGTTGA
- the cysE gene encoding serine O-acetyltransferase has translation MPSGRSVIEARDPATGLDRVDPVWARLRREAEAAVASEPSLASLITASVLNQPSFEAAVSHRVAMRLGHVAVPADLIAQAFEEALIADPEISQGIRADALAVMDRDPACYRVLEPVLFFKGFHALQAHRLAHWLHRQGRRDFALYLQSRSSEVFQTDINPAAVIGKGIFLDHATGLVVGETTVIEDDVSMLQDVTLGGTGKQGGDRHPKIRKGVLIGAGAKILGNIEIGQCARVAAGSVVLQAVPRNKTVAGVPAKVVGEAGCAEPSRSMDQILAGDCGSAI, from the coding sequence ATGCCGTCTGGGCGCTCCGTCATAGAAGCACGCGATCCCGCTACCGGGCTCGACCGTGTCGATCCCGTCTGGGCCAGGTTGCGGCGCGAGGCTGAAGCTGCGGTCGCCAGCGAGCCGTCGCTTGCCAGTCTGATCACGGCCTCCGTGCTGAACCAGCCGAGCTTCGAGGCGGCGGTCAGCCACCGCGTCGCGATGCGCCTCGGGCATGTGGCTGTTCCAGCCGATCTGATCGCGCAGGCTTTCGAGGAGGCGCTTATTGCCGATCCGGAGATCAGTCAGGGCATACGGGCCGATGCGCTCGCGGTGATGGACCGCGACCCGGCCTGCTACCGGGTGCTGGAGCCGGTGCTGTTCTTCAAGGGCTTCCACGCCTTGCAGGCCCATAGGCTGGCTCATTGGCTGCACCGGCAGGGGCGGCGCGATTTCGCGCTTTATCTGCAGAGCCGCTCATCGGAAGTGTTCCAGACCGATATCAACCCGGCCGCGGTGATCGGCAAGGGCATCTTCCTCGACCATGCCACCGGCCTCGTCGTCGGCGAGACCACGGTGATCGAGGACGATGTCTCGATGCTGCAGGACGTGACGCTGGGCGGAACCGGCAAGCAGGGCGGCGACCGCCACCCCAAGATCCGCAAGGGTGTGCTGATCGGCGCCGGCGCCAAGATCCTCGGCAATATCGAGATCGGCCAATGCGCCCGCGTCGCAGCAGGCTCGGTCGTGCTGCAGGCCGTGCCGCGCAACAAGACCGTCGCCGGCGTGCCGGCCAAGGTCGTCGGCGAGGCCGGCTGCGCCGAGCCGTCGCGCTCGATGGATCAGATCCTGGCCGGGGATTGCGGCAGCGCGATCTGA
- a CDS encoding LysR substrate-binding domain-containing protein, with translation MPVKPPRPRLPSLNALRAFEAAARCESFVKAAEELGVTAGAVTQQIRQLEAWLGFPLFRRLAQRVELTEGARNALPKLTRGFDTLGQAVQDLRAGQDLNAGHEGRALTIAALPCIAQLWLSPRLAALQAAFPGLQISVSAMEQPPDPRREPHDLALFYLGPEARPVDALTLGPDAILPVCAPALARTLTSVNDLARATLLHDAVWRDDWRRWLAFTGCIGTIDPARGPSFSLYSLALDAALSGSGVLMGRMSLIAPHLRDGRLAAPFMDAMPTGDALTLVLNSQASAHASRREIARSLLDHVAFGRLGPNAKNVIDPKS, from the coding sequence ATGCCCGTTAAGCCGCCGCGCCCGCGCCTGCCCTCCCTCAACGCCTTGCGGGCCTTCGAGGCGGCGGCGCGCTGCGAGAGCTTCGTCAAGGCAGCCGAAGAGCTCGGCGTCACGGCCGGCGCGGTGACGCAGCAGATCCGGCAGTTGGAGGCATGGCTCGGCTTCCCGCTGTTTCGCCGCCTCGCCCAGCGGGTGGAACTTACGGAGGGCGCGCGCAACGCCCTGCCCAAGCTGACGCGCGGCTTCGATACGCTGGGACAAGCCGTGCAGGACTTACGCGCAGGGCAGGACTTGAACGCCGGGCATGAAGGCCGCGCACTGACCATCGCCGCCCTGCCCTGCATCGCCCAGCTCTGGCTCTCGCCGCGCCTGGCCGCGCTGCAGGCGGCGTTTCCCGGACTGCAGATCTCGGTCTCCGCGATGGAGCAACCGCCGGATCCACGCCGCGAGCCGCATGATCTGGCGCTGTTTTATCTCGGCCCCGAGGCGCGCCCCGTCGATGCGCTGACGTTGGGTCCGGACGCGATCCTGCCGGTCTGCGCGCCGGCACTGGCGCGCACGCTCACAAGCGTCAATGATCTGGCGCGCGCGACCTTGCTGCATGACGCTGTCTGGCGGGATGATTGGCGGCGCTGGCTCGCCTTCACGGGGTGCATCGGGACGATCGACCCGGCCCGCGGCCCTTCCTTCTCGCTCTACAGCCTGGCGCTCGACGCCGCGCTCTCGGGCTCCGGTGTGCTGATGGGCCGGATGAGCCTGATTGCGCCGCATCTGCGCGACGGCAGGCTTGCCGCCCCCTTCATGGACGCGATGCCGACCGGAGACGCGCTGACGCTCGTCCTGAACTCACAAGCAAGCGCGCATGCCAGCCGGCGCGAGATCGCGCGCAGCCTGCTCGATCACGTCGCATTCGGACGGCTTGGTCCGAATGCGAAAAACGTGATCGATCCTAAAAGCTGA
- a CDS encoding DUF6949 family protein, translated as MLIEPAAYDALQALFIGFAFAGLLASAFELFTTQRADFRLLQAGGLAAVASVPVVVFSAPFLILRNTVRGRRIEGRPFIFVMLASMIASLWSMASGRVVLDLLHLLGGA; from the coding sequence TTGTTGATCGAGCCCGCTGCCTATGATGCGCTGCAGGCGCTGTTCATCGGCTTCGCCTTTGCCGGCTTGCTTGCCAGCGCGTTCGAGTTGTTCACGACGCAGCGCGCCGATTTCCGCTTGCTGCAGGCCGGCGGGCTGGCGGCGGTCGCCAGCGTTCCCGTCGTCGTCTTCAGCGCGCCCTTCCTGATCCTGCGCAACACCGTGCGTGGCCGACGCATCGAGGGGCGGCCCTTCATCTTCGTCATGCTGGCGAGCATGATCGCCTCGCTTTGGAGCATGGCCTCGGGACGCGTGGTGCTCGACCTGCTGCATCTTCTCGGCGGCGCTTGA
- a CDS encoding HAD hydrolase-like protein, with translation MVTAYRLVIFDFDGTLADTYPWFVGVMNGVADRYRFRRVAEHEVDTLRGQSARQVIAHLGVASWKLPFIARHIRSLAARDSEQIPLFDGIHAMLLRLRQEGYVLAIASSNSERNIRRSLGPETAALIAHYACGAGLFGKATKFRRLAKEAHIPHRQCICIGDEIRDAEAAREAGMAFGAVAWGFTNPDALQAQRPASLFRHLDEIIVGLCIAPGAEAR, from the coding sequence TTGGTCACCGCCTATCGACTTGTCATCTTCGATTTCGACGGAACCCTCGCCGACACCTACCCCTGGTTCGTGGGGGTGATGAACGGCGTCGCCGACCGCTACCGCTTTCGGCGCGTCGCGGAGCATGAGGTCGATACGCTGAGAGGCCAGAGCGCGCGACAGGTCATTGCCCATCTCGGCGTGGCGAGTTGGAAGCTGCCCTTCATCGCTCGCCACATCCGCAGCCTCGCCGCCCGCGACAGCGAGCAGATCCCGCTCTTCGACGGCATTCATGCCATGCTGCTCAGGCTGAGGCAGGAGGGCTATGTCCTGGCCATCGCGAGCTCGAACTCCGAGCGCAATATCCGGCGCTCGCTGGGACCCGAGACCGCGGCCCTGATCGCGCATTATGCCTGCGGGGCGGGTTTGTTCGGCAAGGCGACGAAGTTCAGGCGGCTGGCGAAGGAGGCCCACATCCCGCATCGGCAATGCATCTGCATCGGCGATGAGATCAGGGATGCCGAGGCCGCCCGCGAGGCCGGCATGGCCTTCGGCGCCGTCGCCTGGGGCTTCACCAATCCCGACGCGCTGCAGGCGCAGCGGCCTGCCTCCCTGTTCAGGCATCTCGACGAGATCATCGTCGGTCTCTGCATCGCTCCGGGCGCTGAAGCGCGCTGA
- a CDS encoding alpha/beta fold hydrolase, whose amino-acid sequence MQSFSSDGVNLAYIDLAPTSEVARGETVMLVHGFGSSHMVNWVNTQWTKTLTHAGYRVVALDNRGHGQSEKLYEPAAYSSQIMAEDVRCLMDHLDISQAAVMGYSMGARISAHLALAHPDRLRALLLGGLGIHLVEGVGLPLGIADAMEAPSLDVLTDPMQRMFRAFADATKSDLRALAACIRGSRQTLTAAQVGQIAVPTLVSVGTKDDVAGSGPELAALIPNAEAFDIEGRDHNLAVGDKSHKQAVLDFLARV is encoded by the coding sequence ATGCAGAGTTTCTCATCCGACGGAGTCAATCTCGCCTATATCGACCTCGCGCCGACAAGCGAGGTTGCGCGCGGCGAGACGGTCATGCTCGTCCACGGCTTCGGCTCCAGCCATATGGTCAACTGGGTCAACACCCAATGGACGAAAACGCTGACCCATGCCGGATACCGTGTCGTCGCGCTCGACAATCGCGGCCATGGCCAGAGCGAGAAGCTCTATGAGCCGGCCGCCTATTCCTCGCAGATCATGGCCGAGGATGTGCGCTGCCTGATGGACCATCTCGATATCTCGCAGGCCGCGGTGATGGGCTATTCGATGGGCGCGCGGATCTCGGCGCATCTGGCGCTGGCGCATCCAGATCGCCTGCGGGCGCTGCTGCTCGGCGGGCTCGGCATCCATCTGGTCGAGGGCGTCGGCCTGCCGCTCGGCATTGCGGATGCCATGGAGGCGCCCTCGCTCGATGTCCTGACCGACCCGATGCAGCGGATGTTCCGCGCCTTTGCCGATGCGACCAAGAGCGATCTCAGGGCGCTCGCCGCCTGCATCAGGGGCTCGCGCCAGACCTTGACCGCTGCACAAGTCGGGCAGATCGCGGTGCCGACCCTGGTCAGCGTCGGCACGAAGGACGATGTCGCGGGTTCCGGGCCGGAGCTTGCGGCGTTGATCCCGAATGCCGAAGCGTTCGACATCGAAGGCCGCGACCACAATCTCGCCGTCGGCGACAAGAGCCACAAACAGGCGGTGCTGGATTTCCTGGCGCGGGTCTGA
- a CDS encoding transglutaminase-like cysteine peptidase, translated as MLSIHRNFIGPALVALIIGAGATQVKAQSPGGVPVASLPISASGEARAPYAWSDFCKRMPSECRVNTGEPERVEMTAKLWKTVVAVNGKINREIEPVTDQEHWGVVDRWDLPDDGKGDCEDYALLKRKRLAEAGIPRRAMLMTVVIDEENAGHAVLMIRTDRGDFILDNKRNAILPWNQTGYVYVKRESQYQTGWTSLGGAQTPTVASVR; from the coding sequence ATGCTTTCAATTCACCGCAACTTTATCGGACCCGCGCTGGTTGCTTTGATCATCGGCGCCGGTGCGACGCAGGTTAAGGCCCAGTCGCCGGGCGGCGTTCCGGTCGCGAGCCTGCCGATTTCTGCCTCGGGCGAGGCACGTGCGCCCTATGCCTGGAGCGACTTCTGCAAACGCATGCCGTCGGAATGCCGGGTCAACACCGGCGAGCCCGAGCGCGTCGAGATGACCGCGAAGCTGTGGAAGACCGTCGTTGCGGTCAACGGCAAGATCAATCGCGAGATCGAGCCGGTGACCGATCAGGAGCATTGGGGCGTCGTCGACCGCTGGGACCTGCCCGATGACGGCAAGGGCGACTGCGAGGACTATGCGCTGCTGAAGCGCAAGCGCCTGGCCGAGGCCGGCATTCCGCGCCGCGCCATGCTGATGACGGTCGTGATCGACGAGGAGAACGCCGGCCATGCCGTGCTGATGATCCGCACCGATCGCGGCGACTTCATCCTCGACAACAAGCGCAACGCGATCCTGCCCTGGAACCAGACAGGCTATGTCTATGTGAAGCGCGAATCCCAGTACCAGACGGGCTGGACCTCGCTCGGCGGCGCCCAGACGCCGACCGTCGCCTCGGTGCGCTGA
- the thiO gene encoding glycine oxidase ThiO, which yields MRGPPDTSLRRQQAGPPDAPAPPASTDVAIIGGGVIGLMTGWRLLRAGLRVALFERGTVGQGASLAATGMLAAAAEFEPGGEEHVALALESQRLWPGFAAELSADGGLDIDYRRDGILLVATTRDEVARLRFRQEMQRQAGLVTEWLDGAACRGFEPGLRPSVVAGIHCPGDHQVDPAKVIAALRQAFIERGGILLEGSAATPWLQAGRAVGVTTKQGPVKATIIVAAGGAWTEITGLSLPLRPLKGQSLALACPPDRPLLSRMVWTDQVHLAPKSDGTLIVGATMEECGFDDAVTAGGVYALLEGARRILPGIEDLPIAAIWSGFRPTSADDAPILGATRIPGLLLATGHHRNGYLLAPVTAEAITQLITEGGIKGPAASFGPERFSAQEAVA from the coding sequence ATGAGAGGCCCGCCCGACACCAGTTTGCGCCGCCAGCAGGCCGGCCCGCCCGATGCTCCGGCGCCGCCGGCCTCGACGGATGTCGCCATCATCGGCGGCGGCGTGATCGGCCTGATGACCGGCTGGCGATTGCTGCGCGCCGGCCTGCGGGTCGCGCTCTTCGAGCGCGGCACGGTCGGCCAAGGCGCGAGCCTCGCCGCCACCGGGATGCTGGCGGCGGCTGCCGAATTCGAGCCCGGCGGCGAGGAGCATGTCGCGCTCGCCCTGGAGAGCCAGCGCCTCTGGCCCGGCTTTGCCGCCGAATTATCGGCCGATGGCGGGCTCGATATCGACTATCGCAGGGATGGCATCCTGCTTGTCGCCACGACGCGCGACGAGGTGGCGCGGCTGCGCTTTCGCCAGGAGATGCAGCGGCAGGCCGGGCTTGTGACGGAGTGGCTGGACGGGGCTGCCTGCCGAGGCTTTGAGCCCGGCCTGCGGCCCTCCGTCGTGGCCGGCATCCATTGTCCTGGAGATCACCAAGTCGACCCGGCCAAGGTGATCGCCGCCCTGCGGCAGGCCTTCATCGAACGCGGCGGCATCCTGCTCGAAGGCTCGGCGGCAACGCCCTGGCTGCAAGCCGGGCGCGCCGTGGGCGTCACGACGAAGCAAGGGCCGGTGAAGGCTACGATCATCGTGGCTGCAGGCGGGGCCTGGACCGAGATAACGGGGCTTTCCCTGCCGTTGCGGCCGCTCAAGGGGCAGTCGCTGGCGCTGGCATGCCCGCCGGACCGGCCGCTCCTTTCGCGCATGGTCTGGACCGACCAGGTCCATCTCGCCCCCAAGAGCGACGGGACGCTGATTGTCGGCGCGACCATGGAGGAGTGCGGCTTCGACGATGCCGTGACGGCCGGCGGCGTCTACGCGCTGCTCGAAGGCGCGCGGCGCATCCTGCCCGGCATCGAGGACCTGCCGATCGCCGCGATCTGGTCGGGCTTCCGCCCCACCAGCGCGGACGACGCGCCGATCCTCGGCGCGACCCGGATTCCAGGCCTGCTCCTCGCCACGGGACATCATCGCAACGGCTATCTGCTGGCCCCTGTCACCGCGGAGGCGATCACGCAGCTCATCACCGAGGGAGGCATCAAGGGGCCAGCCGCATCCTTCGGACCGGAGCGCTTTTCAGCACAGGAGGCAGTGGCATGA
- a CDS encoding DUF3126 family protein, protein MDKTELAKLEGYLRRTFANHAISVRARMKKNDSAEVYLADEFIGIIHVDDEDGDRSFNFTMAILDVDLED, encoded by the coding sequence GTGGACAAGACAGAACTCGCCAAGCTTGAAGGCTACCTGCGCCGCACCTTCGCCAATCATGCGATCAGCGTGCGGGCGCGCATGAAGAAGAACGATTCGGCCGAGGTTTATCTGGCCGACGAGTTCATCGGCATCATCCATGTCGATGACGAGGACGGCGACCGCTCGTTCAACTTCACCATGGCAATCCTCGACGTCGACCTCGAGGACTGA
- a CDS encoding gamma carbonic anhydrase family protein: MPLYSLDGTAPETPPEGGWWLAPEAHLIGRVRIGAEVGIWFGAVLRGDNEWIEIGAGSNIQEGCVLHTDMGFPLRVGAGCTIGHRAILHGCIIGENSLVGMGATVLNGARIGANCLVGANALVTEGKEFPDNSLIVGSPARAVRTLDAAAAAGITASARGYVARWKQFAAGLQRLG; this comes from the coding sequence ATGCCGCTCTACTCGCTTGACGGAACCGCCCCGGAGACCCCGCCCGAAGGCGGCTGGTGGCTCGCGCCCGAGGCGCATCTGATCGGCCGGGTCAGGATCGGCGCCGAGGTCGGCATCTGGTTCGGAGCGGTCCTGCGCGGCGACAATGAATGGATCGAGATCGGCGCAGGCAGCAATATCCAGGAAGGCTGCGTGCTGCACACCGATATGGGCTTTCCGCTGCGTGTCGGCGCCGGCTGCACGATCGGCCACCGCGCCATCCTGCATGGCTGCATCATCGGCGAGAACAGCCTGGTGGGCATGGGGGCGACGGTGCTGAACGGCGCCAGGATCGGCGCCAACTGCCTCGTCGGCGCCAATGCGCTGGTGACGGAAGGCAAGGAATTTCCCGACAATTCGCTGATTGTCGGCTCGCCGGCGCGGGCCGTGCGCACGCTCGATGCGGCGGCCGCCGCCGGCATCACCGCCTCGGCGCGGGGCTATGTCGCGCGCTGGAAGCAGTTTGCAGCCGGGTTGCAGCGCCTCGGCTGA
- a CDS encoding PilZ domain-containing protein, giving the protein MLSALQTPRTVSRAAERRRHYRMKVVLLGRYMLPNRMEYPCQSVDISPGGLHLAAPAKAAPGDRVIVYLEHLGRIEGVAVRTTMEGFAMTITATSRKREKFTAQLTWLANRDELGLPEDRRHERIVPRNPRSILMMEDGIEHVVRIIDISLSGAAFSTDLDLPMNMPVKIGSTPAKIVRRFDGGFAAEFRFPLSADLLDENLEL; this is encoded by the coding sequence ACGGTCTCCCGTGCCGCCGAGCGCAGGCGACACTATCGTATGAAGGTCGTCCTGCTGGGCCGCTACATGCTGCCCAACCGCATGGAGTACCCCTGCCAGTCGGTCGATATCTCGCCCGGAGGCCTGCATCTCGCCGCGCCTGCCAAGGCGGCGCCGGGTGATCGCGTCATCGTCTATCTGGAGCATCTAGGCCGCATCGAGGGTGTCGCCGTGCGCACCACGATGGAGGGCTTCGCGATGACCATCACCGCGACCAGCCGCAAACGCGAGAAATTCACCGCCCAGCTCACCTGGCTCGCCAACCGCGACGAATTGGGCCTGCCCGAAGATCGCCGTCACGAGCGCATCGTGCCGCGCAATCCACGCTCGATCCTGATGATGGAGGACGGCATCGAGCATGTCGTGCGCATCATCGACATCTCGCTGTCGGGCGCGGCCTTCTCGACCGATCTCGATTTGCCCATGAACATGCCGGTGAAGATCGGCTCGACGCCCGCCAAGATCGTGCGCCGCTTCGACGGCGGTTTTGCCGCCGAATTCCGCTTCCCGCTCTCGGCCGACCTGCTCGACGAGAATCTTGAGCTCTAG
- a CDS encoding thiazole synthase, producing MSVAEQPFILAGTQLGSRLLIGTAGYPNQRIMVDAVAASGAEIVTLSLRRISLAGHGSDTAQLLSSYRFLPNTAGCETARDAVLTAELAREALGTNWIKLEVIGDRETLYPDVGELLEATRQLVEMGFVVLPYCNDDPVVCARLADLGAAAVMPMGSLIGSGMGVANPANLELICARSAVPVIVDAGLGTASDAAIAMECGASAVLLNTAIAKAKDPVRMARAMRHAVEAGWDARGAGRIPRRGRAEASSPQLGLVGS from the coding sequence ATGAGTGTCGCGGAACAGCCCTTCATCCTGGCCGGAACGCAACTCGGCTCCCGCCTGCTGATCGGAACGGCCGGCTATCCCAACCAGCGCATCATGGTGGATGCCGTTGCCGCCAGCGGCGCGGAGATCGTGACCCTGTCGCTGCGCCGGATCTCGCTGGCGGGCCATGGCTCCGACACGGCGCAGCTCTTATCCAGCTATCGCTTCCTGCCCAACACAGCCGGCTGCGAGACGGCGCGCGACGCTGTCCTGACGGCGGAGCTCGCCCGTGAGGCGCTTGGAACCAACTGGATCAAGCTCGAAGTCATCGGCGATCGCGAGACGCTCTATCCTGATGTCGGGGAGCTGCTGGAGGCGACGCGCCAGCTCGTCGAGATGGGCTTCGTCGTGCTGCCCTATTGCAATGACGATCCGGTGGTCTGCGCGCGCCTGGCCGATCTCGGAGCCGCTGCCGTGATGCCGATGGGCTCGCTGATCGGCTCCGGCATGGGCGTCGCCAACCCTGCCAATCTCGAATTGATCTGCGCGCGCTCGGCCGTTCCCGTGATCGTCGATGCCGGGCTGGGCACGGCGTCGGATGCCGCCATCGCGATGGAGTGCGGCGCGAGCGCGGTGCTGCTCAACACCGCGATCGCCAAGGCGAAGGATCCGGTCCGCATGGCGCGCGCCATGCGCCACGCCGTCGAGGCCGGTTGGGATGCGCGCGGGGCCGGGCGCATTCCGCGCCGCGGCCGCGCCGAGGCCTCGAGCCCGCAGCTCGGGCTCGTCGGTTCGTGA
- the glyA gene encoding serine hydroxymethyltransferase: MTALGRRDWVPQASEDYVLGIAAETAGQSLDAVEARIAALTVENRNIHERDCINLNPATNVMNPKAEAVLAAGLGARPSLGYPGDKYEMGLEAIEKIEIIAAELAAEVFGAKYAEIRVPSGAIANLYAFMVAAKPGDCIIAPPGAIGGHVTHHGAGAAGLYGIVTHPAPVDPVNYTVDLARLREDALRLKPKLISIGGSLNLFAHPIREIRAIADEIGAIVLFDAAHMSGMIAGHGWQQPLEEGAHLMTMSTYKSLGGPPSGLIVTNDAEIAKRLDAVAYPGLTANFDAAKSASLAITLLDWKAHGRAYAQMMAETAKALGEALVERQVPVFARDRGLTTSHQFAIEAHSYGGGQAAAKTLRAINILSCGIGLPLPEVAGDVNGLRLGTPEIVRFGMTPADMPELAGYIAEGLSGSRPAEVVAKDVTAFRGRFRELHFMR; this comes from the coding sequence ATGACGGCTCTGGGCAGGCGCGACTGGGTTCCGCAAGCGAGCGAGGATTACGTGCTCGGCATCGCCGCCGAGACGGCCGGCCAGTCGCTCGACGCGGTCGAGGCGCGGATCGCGGCGCTGACGGTCGAGAACCGCAACATCCATGAGCGCGACTGCATCAACCTCAACCCCGCGACCAATGTGATGAACCCCAAGGCCGAGGCCGTGCTTGCGGCGGGGCTCGGCGCCCGGCCCTCGCTCGGCTATCCCGGCGACAAATACGAGATGGGGCTGGAGGCGATCGAAAAGATCGAGATCATCGCCGCCGAACTCGCCGCCGAGGTCTTTGGCGCGAAATATGCCGAGATCCGCGTGCCCTCGGGCGCCATTGCCAATCTCTATGCGTTCATGGTCGCGGCCAAGCCCGGCGACTGCATCATCGCGCCGCCGGGCGCGATCGGCGGCCATGTCACGCATCACGGCGCCGGCGCCGCAGGGCTTTACGGCATCGTTACCCATCCCGCCCCAGTCGACCCGGTGAACTACACCGTCGACCTTGCGCGCCTGCGTGAGGATGCCTTGCGATTGAAGCCCAAGCTGATCTCGATCGGCGGCAGCCTCAACCTCTTCGCCCATCCGATCCGCGAGATCCGCGCGATTGCCGACGAAATCGGCGCGATCGTGCTGTTCGACGCGGCGCATATGTCGGGCATGATCGCCGGCCATGGCTGGCAGCAGCCGCTGGAGGAGGGCGCTCATCTGATGACGATGAGCACCTATAAGAGCCTGGGCGGGCCGCCTTCGGGTCTGATCGTCACCAATGACGCCGAGATCGCCAAGCGGCTCGACGCTGTCGCCTATCCCGGTCTGACCGCGAATTTCGATGCGGCGAAATCGGCCTCGCTGGCGATCACCTTGCTCGACTGGAAGGCGCATGGCCGTGCTTACGCGCAGATGATGGCTGAGACGGCCAAGGCGCTGGGCGAGGCGCTGGTCGAGCGGCAGGTGCCGGTCTTCGCGCGCGATCGCGGCCTGACGACCTCGCATCAATTCGCGATCGAGGCTCACAGCTATGGCGGCGGCCAGGCGGCCGCCAAGACGCTGCGTGCCATCAACATCCTGAGCTGCGGCATCGGCCTGCCCCTGCCGGAGGTGGCGGGCGACGTCAACGGGCTCAGGCTCGGCACGCCCGAGATCGTGCGCTTCGGCATGACGCCCGCCGATATGCCCGAACTCGCAGGCTATATCGCTGAAGGCCTCAGCGGTTCGCGGCCGGCGGAGGTCGTGGCTAAAGATGTGACGGCGTTCCGCGGGCGCTTCCGTGAGCTGCATTTCATGCGGTGA